A region of Ornithodoros turicata isolate Travis chromosome 5, ASM3712646v1, whole genome shotgun sequence DNA encodes the following proteins:
- the LOC135395930 gene encoding uncharacterized protein LOC135395930 has product MDPSATSQRQSASDHGDASASPIAAISAPGRLPDFWPNNVRLWFAQAESEFALKGIRSESTKYHMTIRALSERDISEVADIVANPPTDTPYQYLKQELLQRLQASTTQRLQRLLSTEELGDDKPSQLLRRLKALLADKASSFDEECLRELFLQRLPRSARSLLTVSQTTSLTELAALADQLTEDMSPSVAAVHSSHTHHAQPDLDSRLQALEKSLESLRLELRSDRSRRRSPSPRRIGSRPQGRTAAYRSPSPPPPESLLCWYHLKFGAAARQCRLPCQWAGNWSAAR; this is encoded by the coding sequence ATGGACCCGAGTGCTACGTCACAACGGCAGTCTGCCTCGGATCATGGCGACGCCTCCGCTTCTCCCATAGCCGCCATCTCCGCGCCCGGCAGACTACCGGACTTCTGGCCCAATAATGTCCGCCTTTGGTTTGCGCAAGCCGAGTCAGAGTTTGCACTCAAAGGTATTCGCTCCGAATCGACGAAGTACCACATGACCATACGGGCCCTTTCGGAGCGAGACATAAGCGAAGTTGCCGACATAGTGGCCAACCCACCGACCGATACTCCTTACCAATACCTCAAGCAGGAGCTGCTACAGCGACTCCAAGCAAGCACGACACAGCGCCTTCAGCGGCTGCTTTCAACAGAAGAGCTAGGCGACGACAAACCATCTCAGCTCCTGCGTCGATTGAAAGCGCTCCTTGCGGACAAGGCAAGCTCGTTCGACGAAGAATGCTTGCGGGAATTGTTCCTTCAACGCCTGCCGCGCTCCGCGCGCAGCCTGCTCACGGTGTCCCAGACCACGTCACTCACGGAGCTCGCAGCGTTGGCTGACCAACTCACGGAAGACATGTCCCCATCCGTGGCGGCTGTTCACTCGTCTCACACCCACCACGCCCAGCCCGACCTGGATTCTCGGCTACAGGCGTTGGAGAAGTCGCTTGAGAGCCTTCGTCTGGAGCTACGATCCGACCGGTCGCGCCGTCGTTCCCCCTCCCCACGGCGCATCGGCAGTCGACCGCAAGGCCGCACGGCCGCCTACCGTTCTCCGTCACCTCCACCGCCGGAATCGCTCCTTTGCTGGTATCACCTCAAATTCGGCGCAGCTGCCCGCCAATGTCGTCTCCCCTGCCAGTGGGCGGGAAACTGGTCAGCCGCCCGTTAG